Proteins from a genomic interval of Actinoalloteichus hymeniacidonis:
- a CDS encoding PIN domain-containing protein — MTTPARVLIDTSVIIELDRIDLGEWVSARPSVSAVSVAELAYALGTTDPVERNARVERYHTALRRIDVLPFDTAAAKLYGVLAALIRETDRRAIPRRVNLQIAATAASRSLPLLTRNPKDFVGLHRVIRVVTI, encoded by the coding sequence ATGACCACGCCTGCACGGGTGTTGATCGACACCTCGGTGATCATCGAGCTGGATCGGATCGATCTCGGCGAGTGGGTATCGGCTCGGCCCTCGGTGAGCGCGGTGAGCGTCGCCGAGTTGGCCTACGCCTTGGGCACCACCGATCCGGTGGAACGCAATGCGCGGGTGGAGCGGTATCACACGGCGCTGCGCCGGATCGACGTCCTTCCGTTCGACACCGCCGCCGCGAAGCTCTACGGAGTGCTCGCCGCGCTGATCCGGGAGACGGATCGGCGCGCGATTCCCCGGCGGGTGAATCTGCAGATCGCCGCCACCGCCGCCTCGCGCTCACTGCCGCTGCTCACTCGTAATCCGAAGGATTTCGTGGGGCTGCACCGGGTCATCCGCGTCGTCACGATCTGA
- a CDS encoding toxic anion resistance protein: MAADDDLVLAPPEPVGPIPPERVAGLIPVSEEDRQAATARAGELADRLAALDVRSPGFGDELERLLTVGEADMRIAASTAGRLIDRSMQGLSDTRLGSDTSQAKLTDSLAVLRRKVVELAPADPGQPRRRLFGLFTTSRDHNALIARYRAAGEPINALIMELRGRQDMLRRDNASLKGERQRLWAAMGRLSDAALFTEAVDEAVERQAGLLELVDPERVTALRSDVLFPLRRRRQDILTQLAVFAQGYLALDLLRRTNDELIRGVDRAVTTTVAALRIALVISAALANQRDVLDEVDALSSVTDGLLRSNSELLATQAEQVRQAGTDPTIAVSTIRESFDRIHRAIDAVDGFRASAVDSMATTVQALSEEIRHSEAYLRRSHEAGLAEDTPEESR; encoded by the coding sequence ATGGCGGCCGACGACGATCTGGTGCTCGCCCCGCCGGAGCCGGTCGGGCCGATTCCTCCGGAGCGGGTCGCGGGCCTGATCCCGGTCTCCGAGGAAGACCGGCAGGCCGCCACCGCGCGCGCAGGCGAACTCGCCGACCGCCTCGCCGCACTGGATGTGCGCTCCCCCGGCTTCGGCGATGAACTGGAGCGGCTGCTGACGGTCGGCGAAGCGGACATGCGGATCGCCGCCAGTACGGCGGGCAGGCTCATCGACCGGTCGATGCAGGGGCTGTCCGATACCCGACTGGGCTCGGACACCAGTCAGGCCAAGCTCACCGACAGCCTGGCGGTGCTGCGCCGGAAGGTCGTCGAACTCGCTCCCGCCGACCCGGGACAGCCGAGACGACGGTTGTTCGGGCTGTTCACCACGAGCCGAGATCACAACGCCCTGATCGCCCGCTACCGGGCGGCAGGCGAACCGATCAACGCCCTGATAATGGAGCTGCGGGGCCGACAGGACATGTTGCGCCGCGACAATGCATCGCTCAAGGGCGAACGGCAGCGGTTGTGGGCGGCGATGGGCAGGCTGTCGGACGCGGCCCTGTTCACCGAGGCGGTGGACGAGGCGGTGGAACGGCAGGCGGGTCTGCTGGAGCTGGTCGACCCGGAGCGGGTCACCGCGCTGCGCTCCGACGTGCTGTTCCCGCTTCGGCGACGGCGTCAGGACATCCTCACCCAGCTCGCGGTGTTCGCGCAGGGCTACCTGGCGCTGGATCTGTTGCGGCGCACCAACGACGAGCTGATCCGGGGCGTCGATCGGGCGGTCACCACCACCGTCGCGGCGCTGCGGATCGCGCTGGTGATCAGTGCCGCGCTGGCCAACCAACGCGACGTGCTCGACGAGGTCGACGCGCTGTCCTCGGTCACCGACGGCCTGTTGCGCTCCAACAGCGAGCTACTGGCCACCCAGGCCGAACAGGTTCGCCAGGCGGGCACCGATCCGACGATCGCCGTGTCGACGATCCGCGAGTCCTTCGATCGGATTCATCGGGCCATCGACGCCGTGGACGGCTTCCGGGCCTCGGCGGTGGACTCGATGGCCACCACCGTCCAGGCGTTGTCCGAGGAGATCCGCCATTCCGAGGCATACCTGCGCCGCTCGCACGAGGCGGGTCTCGCCGAGGACACCCCTGAGGAGAGCCGATGA